One region of Streptomyces sp. CG4 genomic DNA includes:
- a CDS encoding MFS transporter, with amino-acid sequence MNRRWTLASSVAGAVVVALDGTVLTVAQPRLQRELGASLAEVQWTSTAYLVAVASLLVFAGRLGDRYGQRRVFALGLLGFGAASAGIGIAPGVSWVIGLRALQGVFGALLQPATLGMLRAAFPPDRLATPLAVRTAAIGLAAAAGPLVGGALVTALGWRAVFFVNVLPALGFGLPALLRPQRTPAGPRTPLDVPGAVLLAVTLSCLVHAVTARPVSGAGLAVAAVTAAVLVRHERRTTSPLLSPAVVGSRAIGAALGVLVVVSAALFGALFVATYVLQRRLGLNPLHSALRSLPLAVLMVASAALCPVLLRRFGARGTTTTATVLLALGVLVLSGATSAPAFGCAFALLGAGFGTVMVAATQVVVRRAEVAVAGVAGGLQQTALNVGPAVGVATASALMSTGTGTALLTLAAVAALGVPLARALPRTDTAAPPPGTGDAHALPDPEDEHTAPGAGGKRTASGAG; translated from the coding sequence GTGAACCGGCGCTGGACACTGGCGAGCAGTGTGGCGGGCGCGGTGGTCGTCGCGCTGGACGGTACGGTCCTCACGGTCGCGCAGCCGCGTCTGCAGAGGGAGTTGGGCGCGTCGCTCGCCGAGGTGCAGTGGACCAGTACGGCGTATCTCGTCGCGGTGGCGAGCCTGCTGGTGTTCGCGGGGCGGCTCGGTGACCGGTACGGGCAGCGGCGGGTGTTCGCGCTCGGCCTGCTCGGGTTCGGGGCGGCGTCGGCGGGGATCGGGATCGCGCCCGGGGTGAGCTGGGTGATCGGACTGCGGGCGCTCCAGGGGGTGTTCGGGGCGCTGTTGCAGCCGGCCACGCTGGGCATGCTGCGGGCCGCGTTCCCGCCGGACCGGCTGGCCACGCCGCTCGCCGTGCGGACCGCCGCGATCGGACTGGCGGCGGCCGCGGGTCCCCTGGTGGGCGGGGCGCTGGTGACGGCGCTGGGCTGGCGGGCGGTGTTCTTCGTCAACGTGCTGCCCGCGCTCGGCTTCGGCCTGCCGGCCTTGCTGCGGCCGCAGCGCACCCCTGCGGGCCCCCGCACCCCACTGGATGTGCCGGGTGCCGTGCTGCTCGCCGTCACCCTGTCCTGTCTCGTACACGCGGTGACCGCGCGGCCGGTCTCCGGGGCCGGGCTCGCCGTCGCCGCGGTCACCGCCGCCGTCCTCGTGCGGCACGAACGGCGCACGACGAGCCCGTTGTTGTCACCCGCGGTCGTCGGCTCGCGCGCGATCGGCGCGGCGCTCGGCGTCCTGGTCGTCGTCTCTGCGGCCCTGTTCGGCGCGCTCTTCGTCGCCACCTACGTCCTGCAACGCCGCCTCGGCCTCAACCCGTTGCACAGCGCGCTGCGCAGCCTGCCGCTGGCGGTGCTGATGGTGGCGTCCGCCGCACTGTGCCCCGTACTGCTGCGCCGCTTCGGGGCACGCGGTACGACGACGACGGCGACGGTGCTGCTCGCGCTCGGTGTCCTCGTGCTCTCCGGGGCCACGTCCGCACCGGCGTTCGGCTGCGCGTTCGCGCTGCTCGGCGCGGGGTTCGGGACGGTGATGGTGGCCGCCACCCAGGTGGTCGTACGGCGGGCGGAGGTGGCCGTGGCCGGAGTGGCGGGCGGACTGCAGCAGACGGCGCTGAACGTCGGCCCGGCCGTCGGGGTGGCCACCGCGAGCGCGCTGATGAGCACCGGAACCGGAACCGCGCTGCTTACGCTGGCGGCCGTAGCGGCACTCGGCGTACCCCTGGCGCGGGCGCTGCCCAGGACCGACACCGCCGCCCCGCCGCCCGGCACCGGCGACGCACACGCACTCCCCGACCCCGAGGACGAGCACACCGCCCCCGGCGCCGGAGGCAAACGCACCGCGTCCGGGGCGGGATGA
- a CDS encoding TetR/AcrR family transcriptional regulator, with protein MTESDIGLRERLVDVGVELLAAEGLRALTLREIARRAGVSHGAPRRYFPTHLELLSAIAGRGFADLAERARTALAQAPAEPRARVAVLARAYLEFALGDPGMYELMFRHDLLESGHLGLRETSLPLFEVLAGLVGEARPEADARRVAGALWANLHGLAQLWRWRSLQLAVGDENLGALLDAVLVAHLGTEGGR; from the coding sequence ATGACTGAGTCCGACATCGGGTTGCGGGAGCGTCTGGTCGACGTGGGCGTGGAGCTGCTGGCCGCCGAGGGGCTGCGGGCGCTGACCCTGCGGGAGATCGCCCGGCGCGCCGGCGTCTCACATGGGGCGCCGCGCCGCTACTTCCCCACCCATCTGGAGCTGCTGTCGGCCATCGCGGGGCGCGGCTTCGCCGACCTGGCCGAGCGAGCACGGACGGCGCTCGCGCAGGCACCGGCCGAGCCCCGGGCGCGGGTGGCGGTGCTGGCGCGGGCGTATCTGGAGTTCGCGCTGGGCGACCCCGGTATGTATGAGCTGATGTTCCGTCATGATCTCTTGGAGAGCGGGCATCTGGGGTTGCGGGAGACGAGTCTTCCCTTGTTCGAGGTGCTCGCGGGGCTGGTCGGCGAGGCGCGGCCCGAGGCCGACGCACGACGGGTGGCGGGCGCGTTGTGGGCGAATCTGCACGGGCTCGCTCAGCTGTGGCGCTGGCGGAGCCTCCAACTCGCCGTTGGAGACGAGAACTTGGGGGCACTGCTCGATGCGGTGCTGGTGGCGCACCTGGGTACGGAGGGCGGCCGGTGA
- a CDS encoding PPOX class F420-dependent oxidoreductase yields MTHDTTQDALLDLLSAGHGGVLVTLKQDGRPQLSNVSHAYDPDERIIRISVTDDRAKTRNLRRDPRASYHVTSADRWAYTVAEGTAELSPVAADPHDDTVEELIRLYRDVLGEHPDWDDYRAAMVRDRRLVVRLHVDRAYGVPPR; encoded by the coding sequence ATGACTCACGACACCACGCAGGACGCACTGCTCGACCTGCTCTCGGCGGGCCACGGCGGCGTCCTGGTCACCCTCAAGCAGGACGGCCGCCCCCAGCTGTCCAACGTCAGCCACGCCTACGACCCCGACGAGCGCATCATCCGGATCTCCGTCACCGACGACCGCGCCAAGACCCGCAACTTGCGCCGCGACCCCCGCGCCTCGTACCACGTGACCAGCGCCGACCGCTGGGCGTACACCGTCGCCGAGGGGACCGCCGAACTGTCCCCGGTCGCCGCGGACCCGCACGACGACACCGTCGAGGAACTGATCCGCCTCTACCGGGACGTCCTCGGCGAACACCCGGACTGGGACGACTACCGGGCGGCGATGGTCCGCGACCGCCGCCTGGTGGTGCGGCTGCACGTCGACCGGGCGTACGGCGTCCCGCCGCGCTGA